The Pochonia chlamydosporia 170 chromosome 1, whole genome shotgun sequence genome window below encodes:
- a CDS encoding leucine-rich repeat-containing protein 40 (similar to Magnaporthe oryzae 70-15 XP_003718683.1) has protein sequence MDSPRDRPSGIPRLSRLPVPRSSIPKPTPSTSTSTATPIRPKASRDSLGGGNVGAGELNPTKLRATASRDHLRNSISGATGRDSPLRSVSSRDQLRSSMHQPIKPRSQQEPAQRKSRPPSFQQRASRTVPQPLDTDVYHAVTDDAVFDQSPVQNKPSISLGNSSDYATNIDYGAGGTQAYALEDNAAALHTPTSRRSKPRPSLSERTMETLAQIPSSPALSKKSSSFFEPGRPRSRAESGNSRPGSSYNSDGSGRASSRQGSRPSSSAGQNDPPASFRGSNSAFKSNLSTISGTPRRTSAAAVGRTPQTKATQNRASLISTPRLETSSIPPIPDAVRSPSPERRQFGKTPLKSGSKSVASRPAKPRGSTTGLFKKPSLPSMSKGAGASEEAGASAGSWDGSIPPPSASGPSASKPLTNRKSSAALRDQIAKAKAAKRAAVRQASVNHESTASDDVPIISNDGYGFGADHDDPFNLRKGEKPSAKVLQQRVAAARTTGRLNIAALGLKEIPQEVMKMYDLESVGNYGGSWAESVDLTRLVAADNEIESLDDNIFPDASPDAFDEQEDEQGNIFGGLETLDLHGNLLTHVPLGFRRLANLTSLNLSSNKLENASLEIISQMVSLRDLKLSKNQLSGPLNPALTSLTSLEMLDVHGNNISALPSDIENMIRLRILNLNENKIESLPFESLSKLPLTELSVRKNRISGLLIQQPVDSLPCLQTLDASANQLTHLIPVDSAINLPVVHAISLSVNRLQCLPDMSTWTNLLTLTVDENHIASIPDSFTGLQKLRHADFASNDIRIVPPEIARMQSLSMIRLTGNPLRDRKLVSSSTDELKEILAGRLEPPPPYQEPGHHTSMAGLMGSLSEIDDRLKSAGDIDSLSGINDEDARSDVEDDFTTPPTSAPHTPSRSRSQTVVKDVWFVKPGGLLDLSRCDISSLNPNTCATVASQNQVRQIQLHHNPIAVFPIALAAFGSTLSFLSLAHSQLAGESYLTETLELPALRELSLLSNQISSLNPVIKFLKAPALEKLDVTLNRMTSLPPNLKDVFPRLSVLLAASNQLSELDPECIRGLKIVDASSNDIGQLNPRLGLLGGVDGLQRLEVAGNRFRVPRWSILERGTEATLRWLRGRLPTEEMAAWKAANGEDSGEDVD, from the exons ATGGATAGCCCTCGAGATCGCCCAAGTGGCATTCCCCGCCTGTCTCGACTCCCAGTCCCCCGATCGAGTATCCCAAAACCTACACCCTCGACCTCAACCTCGACGGCAACACCAATTCGCCCAAAAGCCTCTAGAGACAGCCTTGGCGGAGGAAATGTCGGCGCTGGAGAGCTCAATCCGACCAAGTTGCGGGCAACCGCATCGCGGGATCATCTTCGCAATAGCATAAGCGGCGCTACTGGTAGGGACAGCCCCTTGCGATCGGTATCCTCACGAGATCAACTTCGCTCGAGCATGCACCAGCCTATAAAACCTAGGTCGCAGCAGGAACCGGCACAGAGAAAGTCAAGACCTCCCAGTTTCCAACAACGAGCTAGTAGAACCGTTCCACAGCCCTTGGATACGGATGTGTATCATGCTGTCACTGATGATGCTGTATTCGATCAGTCGCCCGTACAAAACAAGCCATCGATTAGTTTAGGCAATTCGTCTGACTATGCTACCAACATTGACTATGGAGCGGGCGGCACACAGGCTTATGCACTTGAAGACAATGCAGCCGCTCTCCATACTCCTACGAGCAGGAGATCCAAGCCTAGACCTTCACTGTCAGAGAGGACGATGGAAACATTGGCGCAGATcccatcctctccagccCTGAGCAAAAAGTCGTCATCCTTTTTCGAACCAGGACGTCCACGATCAAGAGCAGAGAGCGGAAATTCAAGGCCGGGTTCCAGCTACAACTCTGACGGGTCTGGAAGAGCATCGTCTCGGCAAGGAAGCCGACCCAGCTCCAGTGCTGGACAGAATGACCCTCCTGCAAGCTTCCGCGGCTCCAACAGTGCATTCAAAAGCAATTTATCAACCATTAGTGGCACCCCACGGAGAACCTCTGCTGCCGCTGTCGGGAGAACTCCCCAGACCAAGGCAACGCAAAATCGTGCCTCCCTTATATCAACTCCGAGACTGGAAACTTCTAGTATCCCGCCCATACCAGATGCTGTGAGAAGCCCTAGCCCCGAACGAAGGCAGTTTGGCAAGACCCCCTTGAAATCTGGCTCCAAATCGGTTGCCTCACGGCCTGCAAAGCCTCGCGGATCAACGACTGGCCTTTTCAAGAAACCCTCTCTaccatccatgtccaaggGTGCAGGCGCATCAGAGGAAGCAGGTGCTTCAGCTGGGTCCTGGGATGGCTCTATTCCCCCTCCGTCGGCTTCAGGTCCTTCTGCCTCCAAACCACTTACAAATCGAAAGTCGTCGGCGGCTCTGCGTGACCAGATTGCGAAGGCGAAAGCCGCCAAGCGCGCAGCTGTACGACAAGCGTCCGTGAACCATGAATCTACTGCATCAGATGACGTGCCTATTATATCAAATGACGGATATGGCTTTGGTGCTGATCATGACGACCCTTTCAACTTGAGGAAAGGGGAGAAACCTAGTGCCAAAGTGTTGCAGCAGCGGGTGGCGGCTGCTCGAACCACCGGCCGGCTGAACATTGCCGCGTTGGGGTTGAAAGAAATCCCACAGGAAGTTATGAAGATGTACGACCTGGAGAGTGTTGGTAACTATGGGGGCAGCTGGGCAGAGAGTGTAGATCTCACCCGACTTGTTGCCGCGGACAACGAGATAGAGTCTTTGGATGACAACATCTTCCCGGATGCGAGCCCAGATGCATTTGATGAACAAGAGGACGAACAAGGCAACATATTTGGAGGACTAGAAACGCTGGATCTGCATGGAAATTTGCTTACGCATGTTCCCCTTGGATTCCGACGCCTAGCGAACTTGACATCGCTCAATCTT TCTTCAAACAAGCTTGAAAACGCCAGTTTGGAGATCATCTCTCAGATGGTCTCACTTCGAGATCTGAAGCTGTCCAAGAATCAATTGTCTGGACCACTGAACCCGGCGCTGACGAGCTTGACCTCTCTGGAGATGCTTGATGTTCATGGGAACAATATCTCGGCGCTGCCCTCCGACATTGAAAATATGATCCGCCTGCGCATCCTCAACTTGAACGAGAATAAGATTGAGAGCCTTCCTTTCGAGAGCTTGTCAAAGCTGCCGTTGACAGAGTTGTCTGTGAGAAAGAACAGAATTTCCGGATTGCTTATTCAACAGCCCGTGGACTCTCTTCCCTGTTTGCAAACTCTCGACGCATCGGCTAATCAATTGACACACCTCATACCCGTAGACAGCGCCATCAACTTGCCAGTTGTTCACGCCATCTCTCTGTCCGTCAATAGGCTGCAATGCCTCCCGGATATGTCTACTTGGACGAATCTCCTTACGCTGACTGTGGACGAGAACCACATCGCCAGCATACCGGATAGCTTTACCGGACTGCAGAAGCTACGTCACGCAGATTTCGCCAGTAATGATATCCGTATAGTGCCACCGGAGATTGCTAGAATGCAAAGTCTTTCCATGATACGATTGACAGGCAATCCTCTAAGGGATCGAAAGCTGGTCTCGTCTTCAACGGATGAGTTGAAGGAGATCTTGGCTGGCCGCTTGGAGCCTCCCCCTCCGTACCAGGAGCCTGGTCATCATACTTCAATGGCAGGGTTGATGGGCAGTCTTTCTGAAATCGACGACAGGCTCAAATCCGCTGGAGATATAGACTCCTTGTCCGGTATTAATGATGAAGACGCCCGGTCTGACGTGGAGGACGATTTTACCACACCACCTACTTCTGCTCCACATACTCCGAGTCGTTCACGATCCCAAACAGTCGTGAAAGACGTTTGGTTCGTCAAACCAGGTGGTTTGCTGGACTTGTCAAGATGCGACATATCGTCGTTGAATCCCAATACCTGCGCTACAGTCGCCTCGCAGAATCAAGTGCGCCAAATCCAGCTGCACCATAATCCGATTGCCGTGTTTCCAATTGCGCTGGCTGCCTTTGGCTCGACTCTCTCGTTCCTTTCCTTGGCACATTCCCAATTGGCTGGCGAGTCATATCTCACAGAGACATTGGAGCTGCCTGCACTTCGAGAACTGAGCCTCCTCTCAAACCAAATATCGAGCTTGAATCCCGTTATCAAGTTCCTGAAGGCGCCAGCTTTGGAGAAGCTCGACGTCACACTTAACCGCATGACTTCGCTTCCGCCCAATCTGAAGGACGTATTCCCACGCTTGTCAGTATTGTTGGCAGCGAGTAATCAGCTGTCAGAGCTTGATCCCGAATGCATTCGGGGATTGAAGATTGTTGATGCCTCTAGTAACGACATTGGCCAGCTGAATCCCAGACTTGGTCTTCTGGGCGGCGTGGACGGGCTGCAAAGGTTGGAGGTTGCTGGCAATCGATTCCGCGTCCCAAGATGGAGCATTCTGGAGCGAGGAACTGAGGCTACTCTGAGATGGTTGCGAGGCAGACTTCCGACTGAAGAAATGGCCGCTTGGAAGGCAGCGAACGGAGAGGACAGTGGAGAAGATGTTGACTGA
- a CDS encoding FAD-dependent oxidoreductase-like enzyme (similar to Colletotrichum gloeosporioides Nara gc5 XP_007280220.1): protein MASDADLDTRQPNGVAASPIEPSTPQEVGPPPMSSQVTLPSTEIPGSPIDPNQSFKTEANDDRPATMVIPSSLTPPPSTQVAAHNNARRTFSQSQQSALCSPPATILKNIRDREVGTDYAPPSPHQVLEAPTEELRSMLQTCIGEQQKLKMETAHHKLQYNLLSLQAEDDAKRAAVEHEMIRREVDALRMAEHTRQARRELSTSSDSTQAKYLQMKMWYEAAMEENETLTRRLKVAKKVIQQKEEETICLTEERDLLLTRIRENREHFHMLCSPGGIFHSALTPKQQNVSTPQQHRVPQGAQHQTPRSLQRGDTEGHEHGLSALLQAMSQSQDNNNSAPSTPMTSHRAVQKHSGRHNRNTQSMSSLPTTPVNRSRDGALLPSADLVPQTEPRHRYTDQQFVPTTPTPKRNRRRKSRESTISADDNEELARQAMESVEAMQSFTSQVSRPSPQASRQRRRAEDDDDEEVFDSQASQAATEMLRRHPGRSFEVASSAGSRDESPGPAEKSAKLQAKLLSSSRGGGAMDKRKFSGNTATAESTRREQGSPPKKMRVGSLTEEQRVGLGIQYGRR, encoded by the coding sequence atggcttcCGACGCTGATCTGGATACTCGGCAACCCAACGGTGTTGCCGCCAGTCCCATTGAGCCATCAACACCTCAGGAGGTTGGACCTCCGCCCATGTCATCGCAAGTCACTCTGCCGTCGACCGAGATACCTGGGTCTCCAATCGACCCTAATCAATCCTTCAAAACCGAAGCAAACGACGACCGACCGGCCACCATGGTGATTCCTTCCTCTCTGACCCCGCCGCCGTCCACACAAGTTGCTGCCCACAACAACGCCAGACGAACCTTTTCACAATCGCAGCAGTCCGCCCTTTGCTCACCGCCAGCTACTATCCTGAAAAATATTCGCGATCGAGAGGTTGGCACCGACTATgctccgccatctcctcaCCAGGTTCTGGAGGCCCCAACAGAAGAATTGAGATCTATGCTTCAAACATGTATCGGCGAACAgcagaagttgaagatggaaacAGCACACCACAAATTGCAATATAATCTGCTGAGTTTGCAAGCTGAGGATGACGCTAAGCGTGCGGCAGTCGAGCACGAAATGATTCGCAGGGAGGTGGATGCACTCCGAATGGCGGAACACACTCGCCAAGCAAGGCGTGAGCTCAGCACTTCATCTGATTCTACGCAAGCAAAATATttgcagatgaagatgtggtATGAGGCTGCCATGGAGGAGAATGAGACCCTGACTCGTCGGCTGAAGGTCGCTAAGAAGGTTATTcagcagaaggaggaggaaaccATATGTTTAACGGAGGAAAGGGATCTGCTTCTGACACGAATTCGAGAGAACCGGGAGCATTTCCACATGCTATGTAGCCCTGGGGGGATTTTCCACAGCGCCTTGACACCAAAGCAGCAGAATGTTTCGACGCCGCAACAGCATCGCGTGCCACAGGGCGctcagcaccagactccgCGATCTTTGCAGCGAGGCGATACGGAGGGCCATGAGCATGGTCTGTCAGCTTTGTTGCAGGCTAtgagccagagccaggaTAATAACAACAGTGCGCCGTCGACACCAATGACGTCTCACCGAGCTGTGCAAAAGCACTCTGGAAGGCATAATCGCAACACGCAGTCCATGTCATCACTGCCCACCACACCGGTCAATCGATcccgagacggggctttaCTGCCATCTGCTGACTTGGTGCCGCAAACTGAGCCTCGCCATCGATACACTGATCAGCAGTTTGTGCCAACGACGCCGACTCCTAAGCGAAATCGACGTCGGAAAAGCCGAGAAAGCACTATTTCAGCAGACGACAATGAGGAGCTAGCAAGGCAGGCTATGGAGTCGGTTGAGGCCATGCAATCCTTTACATCTCAGGTTTCAAGGCCGTCACCGCAGGCATCCCGACAACGGCGGCGagctgaggatgatgacgacgaggaggtGTTTGACAGCCAGGCAAGCCAAGCAGCGACGGAAATGTTGCGGAGGCACCCCGGCCGGAGTTTTGAAGTGGCTAGTTCGGCAGGGTCCCGCGATGAATCGCCCGGGCCTGCCGAGAAATCGGCCAAATTGCAGGCTAAACtcttgtcaagttccagGGGCGGCGGTGCTATGGATAAGCGCAAGTTTAGCGGGAACACGGCTACAGCGGAGAGCACAAGGCGTGAACAGGGGAGTCCCCCGAAGAAGATGCGAGTGGGCTCGTTGACGGAAGAGCAGCGAGTCGGTCTTGGCATTCAATATGgcaggcgatga
- a CDS encoding U-box domain-containing protein (similar to Blastomyces dermatitidis SLH14081 XP_002623794.1) has translation MRVPIRNADQPNGPGPDSAALQLHPVPSRESVVVKVIPPRTPAAQIEHVPCDIVLVIDVSTSMEDDAPVPGENEKTGLTVLDLTKHAALTIIETLNDKDRLGIVSFSTKSTIVQTLTYMDIDKKEEARKKIKALEPNGSTNLWHGIHDGIRVFTESLKIGNVGAMMVLTDGMPNHMCPPQGYIPKLKTLPPLPASIHTFGFGYGLRSGLLKSLAEFGHGNYAFIPDAGMIGTVFVHAVANLQATFATGATLTLTYPKSMELQEVGEQTVVKQQPEEAGSRSRGQTTLKIPLGNLQFGQSRDVFLRVTEPSLEHAVGRLDQAPVVTASLSYTKAKIHGPNILSSPVVIATGASILETSSMSSAEVAYHESRAEICNFLSSIFPLGTDAEHRPNLGRHDQYKKQLVKLISEIPAKDFDDEKNLSLMQDLSGPEPQGQISLAINDIKFLQKWGVHYLPSYCNAHSRQICNSFKDPGALQYGTDSPLFIACRDRLNDTFDNLPPPEPTARRSYGGYSNSASYYAPVNMSRYRNASGVCFAGSTPVELGSGRMVHIRRLRRGMKVRTPTGIRKVAMVLKTPVQEETLCRVGSLLVTPWHPISLDGKNWDFPAFLAEGSVRYTGSVYSVMLQRDSNSRSHALRVSGTWGVTLGHGLTTGNDARAHHFFGDYNRVGKSLIQLGVDKFGVVEGRGVDRDNTSGLVRGFKGAAQSRSMDMDYSGVPLRSIVMRMAQHVGVDSA, from the exons ATG AGAGTCCCAATCCGAAATGCTGACCAGCCGAATGGCCCTGGTCCAGATTCAGCAGCCCTTCAACTACACCCAGTGCCGTCGAGGGAGTCAGTTGTCGTCAAGGTGATCCCGCCGAGAACGCCAGCAGCACAGATCGAGCACGTCCCATGTGACATTGTCCTTGTTATCGATGTGTCCACCAGcatggaagatgatgctCCTGTTCCAGGGGAGAATGAAAAGACGGGACTCACTGTATTAGACTTAACCAAGCACGCCGCTCTCACCATCATTGAAACCTTGAATGACAAAGACCGACTGGGGATAGTCAGCTTCTCAACGAAATCCACTATTGTACAGACCCTTACGTACATGGACATcgacaagaaggaggaagcTCGGAAGAAGATCAAGGCCCTCGAGCCTAATGGAAGTACGAACCTGTGGCACGGCATTCACGATGGCATCCGCGTTTTTACTGAGTCACTGAAAATTGGAAATGTtggtgccatgatggtgcTCACAGATGGGATGCCTAATCATAT GTGCCCCCCGCAAGGCTACATTCCCAAGCTCAAGACATTACCACCTCTTCCTGCGTCGATTCACACCTTTGGCTTCGGATACGGCCTAAGGTCCGGCTTATTGAAGTCACTAGCAGAATTCGGCCACGGTAATTACGCATTCATCCCCGACGCGGGGATGATTGGCACGGTGTTTGTCCATGCAGTTGCGAATTTGCAGGCAACCTTTGCAACTGGCGCTACACTGACACTGACGTACCCCAAGTCCATGGAGTTGCAAGAGGTCGGTGAGCAGACAGTGGTAAAGCAGCAACCAGAAGAAGCCGGATCTCGAAGCAGGGGCCAGACGACCTTGAAAATTCCCCTGGGCAATCTGCAGTTCGGCCAGTCGCGAGACGTATTCCTTCGCGTCACCGAACCCTCACTTGAGCACGCCGTAGGACGACTCGACCAAGCACCCGTTGTAACCGCCTCCCTCTCATACACCAAGGCAAAGATTCACGGACCGAACATCCTCAGCAGCCCCGTTGTCATCGCCACGGGAGCCAGCATCCTCGAGACGTCGAGTATGTCCAGCGCCGAGGTCGCCTACCACGAGTCCCGAGCCGAGATATGTAACTTCTTGTCATCAATATTTCCCCTCGGCACTGACGCCGAACACCGTCCGAACCTGGGCCGTCACGATCAATACAAGAAGCAGCTAGTCAAACTCATTTCCGAAATCCCCGCCAAGGACTTCGATGACGAGAAGAACCTCTCCCTCATGCAAGACCTCAGCGGCCCGGAGCCACAGGGTCAAATCTCCCTagccatcaacgacatcaaaTTCCTCCAAAAATGGGGCGTCCACTACCTCCCGTCCTACTGCAACGCTCACTCCCGACAAATATGCAATTCGTTCAAGGACCCCGGCGCATTGCAGTACGGCACCGACAGCCCTCTCTTCATAGCGTGCCGGGACCGCCTCAACGACACCTTTGACAACTTGCCGCCTCCTGAACCTACCGCCCGGCGCTCATACGGCGGCTACTCCAATTCCGCCAGCTACTACGCACCCGTCAACATGAGCCGGTACCGCAACGCCTCCGGCGTATGCTTCGCGGGCTCGACACCCGTGGAACTAGGCTCCGGGAGGATGGTGCACATTCGCCGCCTCCGACGGGGCATGAAGGTCCGCACACCGACCGGCATCCGCAAagtggccatggtgttgaagacgCCCGTTCAGGAGGAGACGCTCTGCCGCGTGGGGAGTCTGCTCGTCACGCCCTGGCATCCCATTTCGCTGGACGGCAAGAATTGGGACTTCCCGGCCTTTTTGGCCGAAGGCTCCGTTCGATACACCGGATCCGTGTACTCCGTCATGCTCCAGCGTGACAGCAACTCTAGATCGCACGCCCTCCGCGTATCTGGCACATGGGGCGTGACGCTTGGCCACGGCCTCACCACGGGCAATGACGCTCGTGCGCATCACTTCTTTGGCGATTACAACCGCGTGGGCAAGAGTCTGATTCAGCTGGGCGTGGATAAGTTTGGCGTTGTTGAAGGGAGAGGCGTTGACCGCGATAATACCAGCGGTTTGGTCCGTGGATTCAAGGGCGCAGCACAGTCGAGGagcatggacatggactaCAGCGGTGTACCGCTACGGAGTATCGTGATGCGTATGGCGCAGCATGTTGGCGTTGATTCAGCTTGA
- a CDS encoding acetyl-CoA C-acetyltransferase (similar to Coccidioides immitis RS XP_001244950.1), with amino-acid sequence MAAPRGVANILAKSPTDIVILSSVRTPITRSYKGQFKDAYPEELLASVLKHVRENTIPGTDLGPLVEDVGVGVVLSELGGSKAARMAMNHVGYPNSTSLFTINRACSSSLQAITSIAAHIRTGMISVGIGAGMESMTRNYGSRAVPVDVWPDLKESPVKDARDCIMPMGLTSENVASRYGVSRSDQDAFAAASHLRASDARKKGLFDEEIVPVTTRFQEVDKQGNKVGEEQRITVTQDDGIRDAISTEALAKLKPAFKPDGASTAGNSSQVSDGAAATVLMRRSTATQLGLGDYILGKFVSGVVVGCAPDEMGVGPALAIPKLLEMHGLETSDVNRWEINEAFASQALYCLRELGLEEAWADGRVNPTGGAIALGHPLGATGARMTSTLVHGMRRDGDDLGVVSMCVGTGMGMAGLFARE; translated from the coding sequence ATGGCAGCACCACGGGGCGTGGCCAATATCCTCGCCAAATCACCCACCgacatcgtcatcctctCTTCTGTCCGCACGCCCATCACCCGCTCCTACAAAGGCCAGTTCAAAGACGCCTACCCCGAGGAACTACTAGCCTCCGTGCTGAAGCACGTCCGTGAAAACACCATCCCCGGCACAGATCTCGGCCCCCTCGTGGAAGATGTAGGCGTGGGCGTGGTGCTCTCTGAACTGGGCGGCTCCAAGGCAGCCCGGATGGCCATGAACCACGTCGGCTACCCTAACTCGACGTCCTTATTCACCATCAACCGCGCGTGTTCGTCTTCCCTGCAGGCAATCACGTCCATAGCGGCGCATATCCGCACGGGCATGATATCCGTGGGCATTGGCGCCGGCATGGAAAGCATGACGAGGAACTATGGCAGTCGTGCTGTTCCCGTGGACGTGTGGCCCGACCTGAAGGAGTCACCTGTCAAGGATGCACGGGACTGCATCATGCCGATGGGTTTGACGAGCGAGAACGTCGCGAGCCGGTATGGCGTGTCGAGATCGGATCAGGATGCCTTTGCGGCGGCTTCGCACCTCCGTGCTAGTGATGCGCGGAAGAAGGGCCTTTTCGACGAGGAGATTGTCCCTGTGACGACGCGCTTCCAGGAGGTGGATAAGCAGGGCAACAAAGTTGGCGAGGAGCAGCGCATCACGGTTACGCAGGATGACGGAATACGGGATGCCATCTCGACGGAGGCGTTGGCCAAGCTTAAACCTGCGTTTAAGCCGGACGGTGCGTCTACAGCAGGAAATTCAAGCCAGGTTTCTGACGGGGCGGCTGCCACTGTGCTTATGAGACGGAGCACCGCTACGCAGCTCGGTCTGGGTGATTATATTCTGGGCAAATTTGTGTCGGGCGTGGTGGTGGGCTGTGCGCCGGACGAGATGGGTGTAGGCCCGGCGCTTGCGATACCGAAGTTGCTGGAGATGCATGGGTTGGAGACCAGCGACGTGAATCGGTGGGAGATCAACGAGGCGTTTGCGAGCCAGGCGTTGTATTGTCTGAGGGAGTTGGGGCTGGAAGAGGCGTGGGCGGACGGGAGGGTGAATCCGACGGGTGGTGCTATCGCCTTGGGACATCCGCTGGGGGCGACGGgggcgaggatgacgagCACGTTGGTGcatgggatgaggagggaTGGCGATGACTTGGGTGTTGTGAGTATGTGTGTTGGGACggggatggggatggcgGGTTTGTTTGCGAGGGAGTAG
- a CDS encoding Acyl-CoA N-acyltransferase (similar to Beauveria bassiana ARSEF 2860 XP_008596436.1) — MVDLRAGQAEQGQVIDKLHKVTLAAEWPSACTRQVPCLEFSLPPSSLPPPYRNIETHCTDSTGPGENKNRPAASAISHRRSRRQKVRSSFFFEEGSLATWGCESGGDVAWGKVASLHSKFVHDLKRLDCTCRETLPENVSTSEPLRRWAPYIWTHQYTHLSPSTCFVLDDGTGKAVGYCIGCPDIYAFQARYDDYVREVLEPAGELPRADTYKMERKLPWVVDGEFKEDALAQTAWSGHWLLVDGNEDLLADGYRATMHVDLLDGWQGKGWGRKLVDLFVESVRKTDSEFGESKGIWIGVGASNAKVVPFYEKLGFRVKKREVRSSNITMVRDY, encoded by the exons ATGGTGGACCTCCGGGCCGGTCAAGCggaacaaggccaagtcaTTGATAAGTTGCATAAAGTTACATTGGCAGCTGAATG GCCCAGTGCCTGCACAAGACAAGTCCCATGCTTGGAATTCAGCCTTCCGCCCAGTTCGTTACCTCCCCCATACAGGAATATTGAAACCCATTGCACAGATTCAACTGGGCCGGGGGAAAACAAGAATCGCCCCGCTgcatcagccatcagccatcggCGTAGTCGGCGACAAAAAGTCAGgtcatcttttttttttgaagaaggaagccTTGCAACGTGGGGGTGTGAGAGTGGAGGAGATGTAGCGTGGGGAAAGGTAGCTTCGTTACATTCCAAGTTTGTGCATGATTTAAAAAGACTGGACTGCACG TGTCGCGAAACTCTTCCAGAGAATGTATCCACGTCAGAGCCCCTCCGCCGCTGGGCACCCTACATCTGGACCCATCAGTACACGCACCTCTCCCCCTCGACATGCTTCGTTCTCGACGACGGCACCGGCAAAGCGGTAGGCTACTGCATCGGGTGTCCGGACATATACGCCTTTCAGGCCCGGTACGACGACTACGTCCGCGAGGTGCTGGAGCCGGCAGGGGAGCTTCCCCGGGCGGACACGTacaagatggagaggaagctgCCGTGGGTGGTGGACGGGGAGTTTAAGGAGGATGCGCTGGCGCAGACGGCGTGGTCGGGACactggctgctggtggatGGGAATGAGGATTTGCTGGCGGACGGGTACAGGGCGACGATGCATGTGGATTTGCTGGATGGGTGGCAGGGCAAGGGATGGGGGAGGAAGTTGGTTGATTTGTTTGTGGAGAGCGTGAGGAAGACGGACTCGGAGTTTGGTGAGAGCAAGGGGATTTGGATTGGGGTGGGGGCGTCGAATGCAAAGGTTGTGCCGTTTTATGAGAAGTTGGGGTTTCgggtgaagaagagggaggtGAGGAGTAGTAATATTACTATGGTGAGGGACtattga
- a CDS encoding sterol desaturase family protein (similar to Metarhizium acridum CQMa 102 XP_007811156.1), producing MDLDIPKLWSQLVATYDPYTIDVVGQLILHLLFWWLPCTLFVSLDTIAPSFSARHKIQPAPKQPTSSEIWHAVLISIRNQAIVSALQIGLSYESFLHGRPPALRVESRLPPLAEFTRDILLCVVGREVLFYYAHRLFHVRYFYQRIHKIHHRFTAPVAFASEYAHPVEHVVANMLPIALPPMLLRTHIVTMWVFLAYQLVETATVHSGYDFLHGLARKHDRHHERFNVYFGGIGVLDWWHGTDERGGPRSGKKVE from the coding sequence atggatCTCGACATCCCCAAACTCTGGTCCCAACTCGTGGCCACCTACGATCCCTACACAATAGACGTAGTCGGCCAACTCATCCTACACCTCCTATTCTGGTGGCTTCCCTGCACGCTCTTCGTCTCCCTCGACACCATCGCCCCCTCCTTCTCAGCCCGACACAAGATCCAACCCGCCCCCAAGCAACCCACCTCCTCCGAGATATGGCACGCcgtcctcatctccatccgcAACCAGGCCATCGTGTCCGCCCTCCAAATAGGCCTCTCCTACGAATCCTTCCTCCACGGCCGCCCTCCCGCCCTGCGCGTTGAATCCCGCCTGCCCCCGCTCGCAGAATTCACCCGCGACATTCTCCTCTGCGTGGTCGGCCGCGAAGTACTCTTCTACTACGCCCACCGGCTGTTCCACGTGCGGTACTTCTATCAGCGGATTCACAAGATTCACCACCGCTTCACTGCGCCTGTGGCGTTTGCGTCCGAGTACGCGCACCCGGTGGAGCATGTCGTTGCGAATATGCTGCCGATTGCACTGCCGCCCATGCTGCTGAGGACACATATCGTTACGATGTGGGTGTTTTTGGCGTATCAGCTTGTTGAGACGGCGACGGTGCATAGCGGGTATGATTTTCTGCATGGGCTGGCGAGGAAGCATGATAGGCATCATGAGAGGTTTAATGTGTACTTTGGGGGGATTGGGGTGTTGGATTGGTGGCATGGGACGGATGAGAGGGGAGGTCCGAGGAGTGGGAAGAAGGTTGAGTAG